Proteins encoded together in one Astatotilapia calliptera chromosome 7, fAstCal1.2, whole genome shotgun sequence window:
- the cdc26 gene encoding anaphase-promoting complex subunit CDC26 — MLRRKPTRLELKIDDTEEFESVKKELEARKRQREEAESGGGVGGGSVIGVDVIGGGASASASSSTAASRAELINERIGYKPHPKPATLPTLFGSLQF; from the exons ATGTTGAGGAGGAAACCGACTCGTCTGGAGCTTAAGATCGATGACACTGAGGAGTTCGAGAGCGTCAAGAAGGAGCTTGAG gcCAGAAAACGTCAGCGAGAGGAGGCAGAGTCGGGAGGTGGAGTGGGTGGGGGATCTGTAATTGGTGTTGATGTAATTGGGGGTGGAGCCTCTGCCTCAGCATCATCCTCCACAGCCGCATCAAGGGCAGAGCTTATCAATGAGCGAATTGGCTACAAGCCCCACCCTAAACCGGCGACCCTGCCGACCTTATTTGGAAGTTTACAGTTTTAA